The DNA sequence CTCGAACAAACCCTGAGATTCGGTGGTACGCCTTAAATTACGATAAATTTCTTCCGCCTGCTCGAAATAATCTATTTGCGCTATACGGTTACCGCGGGTTTCATAGGCCTGCGTTTCCTGGCGTAAAAATCGGTCCCACTCAATATTGTCGAGCTTCACACCCTTTAATTTCACTCCCAGTAAATTGGTATTCAGCAGGCATGAACAGTTCAAATTGGCCATTGTTAAATTGGCCTTCATCAGTGAACTGCCGGTCAGGTCTAAATTGAACAGGTGCGCGTTTGTCAGATTGCAGCGGTACAGGTCTGAATAGACGAGATGGTAGCCTTGTTTAGACCCATGCCGAACGAGGTTTAGCCCCTCCAAATTCGCATAGCGTAGGCTAAAGCCAACCATCGGCCGGCCCGATTTAGCCCGAGCCTCCAGGCGAGCGACTAAGTCTGCTTCCAATTTTTTACTTTTACTATGCCAGTAACAAACCCCATCGCACTCTACCGAGTCTTCACAGGTTTCGCCGTTCGGCCCAACGTAAGTGCAGGTTGCGTGGTTTGACATGATTTGCCTCCAGTATCACTGGTGTGCGATAAGGGCACCGCTATTAATTGCACACAAAGCCCAAAGGGCGTGGTCTGGCTAAAATTAATTAATAGAGGTGCCCATAAGTCTAGGGCAGGAAAAGAAATCTGCCAGCGAGTAGACGCCGGCAGATAGGTGTACGGAAGGATAGGAAGGCTTAATCCCTATAGGGCTGAAGGGTATTGATCTTGCCGTTTTCGTCGTAAGTCATTTCGGCCATTTTAATGGAGCGCAGATGGGTTACACCTTTCGACAAACTTGAATCATGGTAAAACAAAAACCAGCGATCTTCGTACTGACAAATGGAATGATGAGTTGTCCAGCCCACCACCGGGTTCATTATACGACCACCATAGGTAAAAGGCCCGTAGGGGTTGTCGCCAATCGCATAACACAGGAAATGAGAATTACCGGTTGAATATGAAAAGTAATACTTGCCGCTGTACTTGTGCACCCAGGAGGCTTCAAAAAACCGGCGATCGTGATCACCCGCCAACAGCGGGTTGCCCTGCTCGTCTAAGATTTGAATCTCACGCGGCTCTTCGGCAAATTCCAACATATCGTCGCGCAATTTGGCCACTATGGGGCCAAGTGCGGGTTCGGTATCGAGTGGTTCGGCGAGTGTGCCACTGTACTTATTTTTTCGGTAGTGCTGCAACTGCCCGCCCCAAATACCACCGAAGTACATGTAATGCTGGCCATCGTCGTCTTCGAACACCGCCGGGTCTATAGTATAACTGCCGTTAATGGGCTCCGGCTCGGCAGCAAACGGTCCTGTGGGAGAATTGGAAACGGCTACGCCTATCTGAAAAATACCATCGCTCTTTTTTGCGGGAAAATACAAATAGTATTTACCGTTTTTATGCGCTGCATCGGGAGCCCACATTTGTCGCTCGGCCCAAGGCACATCTTCAACACGCAGCGCCACACCGTTATCCACCACCTCGCTTTCGGGTGTATCCATTGAGATAACGTGGTAATCCGCCATTCCAAAGTGATCGCCATTATCATTAAACGGAATACCGGCATCAATGTCATGTGAAGGGTAAATGTAGATTTTGCCATTAAACACATGTGCAGAAGGGTCTGCTGTGTACATGTGTTTTACCAGCGGTTGCGAAATCGCTTTCGCATTTACTTCGTCAAAATCCAGTAGAGTGTATTCTTCATCAGCCATAAATAAATCTAACCTTGCTAATTTTATGATATACGTCGAGCAGCAAGCTCACTTTCAATGGTGTTTTCCATTGTTTTATTGATTTTGTAGAAGAATAAGCTAGCGGCAGCTATAAAAAATGGGATCGCCGCGTAAACACTGACGGCCAATTTAATGCCGGTAACAGTCGATTCGCTTTGAATATTCAGATCACTGTCGTAACCATAGCTATTCAAAATTACAGCAGCGATGGTTGAGCCAATGGTTAAGCCCCCTTTCAGGCCCAAGATCATGGCCGAAAAAATTATGGCTGTAGCACGGCGATTATTTTTCCACTCGGAGTAATCCGCTACATCGGCAATCATCGCCCATAAAAGCGGAATGGTGATGCCATAGAAAAAACCGTGAAGAATTTGAGAGATAAACATTGTACCAACAGCGTCTGGCGGGAAGGCCACAAATGCCAATACAAACAAGGTGGAAAGCACGAGAAAAATACCAAAGATATTGCGCTTACCAAAACGGTCGGCCAGAGGCTTGGACAAGCCAATACCCACAATCATAAATAGAATACCGCCGCCATTAAACAGTCCAAAACCTGAAGCGCTCGGCTCATCGGGCCATCTAAAATCAAAGCCCATACCGCCAAAGAAAGCCGTAAGCCAGGTAATGAAACCGTTAAAACCAATATCATCAAGGAACCCAGACAATGCAGGTTCATCAACAAAATTGTTGAAGTAGTAAATATACATGCCGCCTTTTAACGCAAGCGTAACAAATACCAGAATAACCACGCCCAGCATGACGAGCCAAGGCACATTATGGAAAAGGTCTTTTACGTCGTCGGAAAGCCGCGATTCGCTATCGCGTGGCGCCACCACACGCTCCTTGGTGGTAATAAAAGTAATAACAAAACAAATCACACCCACAACCGCAAATACCGACATCACAGCTTCAAAACCGGCGGCTTTGTCACCGTCGCCCACCATTAAAATAATGGGGTACAACAACACCTGAATGATAAACTGAGCAACCATTACCGCCACAAAACGGTAGGCCGAGAGGCTGTTACGCTCCGACATGTTACCGGTCAGCACGCCACTTAGAGAGGCATACGGCAAGTTGTTGGCTGTGTACAACGCCACCAGTAATAAATATGTACCAAAAGCGTAAATAACTTTACCGGATTCACTAAAATTGGGAGTGCTAAACGTGAGGAAAATACAGATAGCAAATGGAATAGCCGTCCACAATACCCAAGGGCGGTACTTACCCCAACGGGTATTGGTGCGGTCGGCAATGGCTCCCATAATCGGCGCAAACATTACGCCACCAATAATGCCACACCAAAAGATCACCGACTGCGCCGACGCATTGCTGAGCTTGTACACATCGGTATAAAAGAAAACGATATAGGTTACCAGTGTCTGGAACACCAGATTCGCGGCTAAATCCCCTAGGCTGTATCCAATTTTCTCTTTAACGGAGAGTTTGTCTGTTATTGTACTCATAGGGCTCACGTCGCCTTCATTATGGATTGTATTGGCATTTTACCTGCCACTAAGTTACCCCCGCAGGCCTTCCCAAACGGCTTTAAGTCATTTTGACTATATTACTGGGCGGCGCACAAAAAAGATAGTCAAAACGACAAAGCGCTGCCGTAGTCCCATCCCCCCCTAAACGAGCTGTTAGCGCCCGCAGTCATGTCTATACTCTTAAACAGTTTGAATGATCTAACCTATATGGAGATAGACCGCCGATGGGAACCCCGATAGACCCCCACCTAAAAATACTCGCGCAAAAGGACGGCTCCGACCTATACCTGAGCACCGGTGCACCGCCCTGCGCCAAATTTCAGGGCACCCTGAAACCACTCTCTCAAACAGCCTATAAAGCGGGCGAAATCGAAGCCATTGCCAACAGCATTATGGATGAAGAGCAGCGTGAGCAGTTTATGCACGAACTGGAGATGAACCTTGCTATCTCCATTCCTGGTGTTGGTCGTTTTAGGATCAATATTTTCAAGCAACGCAACGAGGTTTCCATTGTTGCCCGCAACATCAATACCGATATTCCTCAATTCGACAAGCTTGGGCTGCCCGAAGTCCTAAAAGAAATCATTATGGTAAAGCGCGGGCTGGTATTGTTTGTTGGGGGTACTGGCTCCGGTAAATCCACTTCACTGGCTGCGCTCATAGATCTTCGCAATACTAACTCCGGCGGTCATATTATTACCATTGAAGACCCTGTCGAATATGTACACAAGCATAAAAAGAGTGTCATTAATCAACGGGAAGTGGGTGTCGATACCCGCAGCTTTCGCAATGCGCTGAAAAACACACTACGTCAGGCGCCAGATGTTATTCTTATCGGTGAAATCCGCGACAGAGAAACCATGGAGCACGCACTGGAATTTGCCGAAACAGGTCATTTAGCCATTTCAACGTTACATGCCAACAACGCCAACCAAGCCCTAGAGCGTATAATTAACATGTTCCCCGAGGAGCGACGACCGCAACTTATGCTGGCGCTATCACAAAATATTAAAGGTTTTGTGTCACAAAGGCTCATTCCAACCGTTGATGGCAAACGCTGTGCGGCCATCGAAGTTTTACTCGGCACCAAAACTATTCAAGAACTTATTCTTAAAGGGCGGCTCGAAGAAATTAAAGGGATTATGGAAAAATCGGAAAACCTCGGTATGCAAACATTCGACGCAGCCCTGTTCAAGCTCTACAAAGCTGGCAAAATAAGCATGGATGATGCACTCTCTAATGCAGATTCAGCCAACAATTTGCGCTTGCGCATTAAACTTGCCGAAGGTAATGCCGTACCATCCGTTCAGGATGCAAAAAAAGCGTCTACAACCGCATCCAATACAGATTCAGGCTTTGGAGAATTGTCCCTTGAAGCCATTGAAGAACCGGCAGAAGAGCCACCCCCTGGCAACCCTTTTATGCCCAAACAATAAACTTAATGTCCCAATAAAAACGTAAATCCCAAAGGAGTAACCTATGTTAGAAAGTAAAGAAGGTCAGCGCGTACCCGATGTCACCTTTAAAACACGCCAAAACGACGAGTGGGTAGCGGTCACCAGCGAAGAAGTTTTTGCTGGAAAAACAGTCGTCGTATTCGCGCTACCCGGCGCCTTTACTCCCACCTGCTCTTCTACCCACCTGCCCCGATACAACGAACTAGCACCGGTACTTTTTGCTGAAGGCGTAGACGCCATAGTTTGCCTTTCGGTGAACGATACCTTCGTCATGAACGCCTGGAGCGCCGACCAGCACGCCGAAAACATCACCTTCCTACCCGATGGCAATGGCGAGTTCAGCGCTGGCATGGGCATGCTAGTAGACAAAGCCGAAATCGGTTTCGGAAAACGCTCTTGGCGTTATTCCATGTTGGTGAAAGATTCAACAATCGAAAAAATGTTTATTGAACCCAATACACCAGGTGACCCGTTTGAAGTCAGCGACGCAGACACCATGCTCAAGCATATAAATTCAAACGCCAACCTGCCCAAGCGTGTAACCCTATTTAGCAAACCCGGTTGCCCACACTGCCATCGTGCCAAAAAAATATTGACAGAAAAAAAGTTCAAGTACGAAGAAATACTGCTAGGTGAACACGGCGTAACCTTCAGCTCACTCAGCGCGGTTAGCGGCCAGGGAACAACACCGCAGGTATTTATTGACGGTGAACATATTGGAACGGCAGACGATCTTGAAAAATGGCTGGCTAGCAACAGCTAACATGTGCGCTTAAGGGCAACCTCCTGTTAATTAATTTCAGCCTCTGCGAGACTTTGCAAGCCTTAGTGTAAGGCAGACTGCGCAGCGGAAGGCTGGTTGACTTTGCAAGCGGGCTAACGCGGCAATAAGGTTTTCCAGGCCGCGCCCTTTCGGGCAACACCATAAAAACCTCTGTAGCACTCCAGAGGTTTTTATTTTGGGGAGAAAAAAATGACGAAAACTGTATTAATTACCGGCGCGTCTTCCGGCTTTGGTGCCGCTGCCGCTAAAAGGTTTGCCGCCAAGGGTTATAGGTTAGTGCTTTTAGCTAGACGCATAGATAAACTCGAAACGCTAAAAATAAGCCTGCCAGATCCACAACGTATTTTTACTGCAGAACTAGATGTTACCGAAAGCAACGCCGTTAAAAAGTGCTTCGATTCATTGCCCCATGAATTTTCAGAAATAGATATTCTAGTCAATAACGCGGGTTTGGCTCTCGGGATTGAATCGGCCGACAAAACCGATTTTTGCGACTGGCAAACCATGGTCGATACCAATATTACGGCATTACTCCGCGTCACCCGTTACTTCCTTCCCGGTATGGTGGCCCGTAATAGTGGCCACATTATCAACATCGCCTCCATCGCTGGCAGCTGGCCCTACCCTGGAGGCAATACCTACGGCGCCACTAAAGCATTTGTCCAACAATTTACACGCGGATTAAAAGCAGATTTACTCGGCACAAATATTCGGGTAACCGAGATAAGCCCAGGCATGGCAGAAACAGAATTTTCAGTCGTCCGTTTTAAACAAAATAAAGACAAAGCAGATAAAATCTATAAAGATGCAAAGCCTCTTACAGCAGAAGATATAGCAGAAATAATTGAGTGGGTCACGTCGGTACCCGCGCACGTAAACATCAACAGCTTAGAAGTTATGCCTGTATGCCAAGCTTGGGGCCCACTGACGGTCAGTCGCTCAGAATAACTCAGAGCACCTCTATTTCATAACACCTTCGGGAAGCAACATTAGACACTACCACTTACGTAGTTTATTTAATGTTGCCAATTAAAAACTAAAGCGCCCACCGTTTTGTACCAACTAAAAATTATGCGTGCCAATCGCGCATATTTTATTTCCTTTGGTTTACCAATCTATCCACCTAGCAACCAATCAAACAACTGTAATGGTATGACCACAAGATTTGATTAAAAAAAAAGAACGATTAATAGTTAATTCATTTATAAAATCAGTATAAATACACATTGCATCACAGATTAACTTATTACATTTTCAAATTTAGAAAAAAATTAGCAATAGTTTTTTTATTACTTCGCCTGAGTTTACAGCACCCCGTTTTACGTTAGACTGGCCTAACCAAAGGAAATACCAATTGCGATAGCCCTACAATACTTTCGCTCAGCCGAAATATTCATGGTCTAACCCACAATAAAAACCGTTTCCTTTGAAGCATACAGAGCTTCCTACCCTTTGTATCTCTACCGCTAGTCAGCCCGGGTATCCACACTTTATGGGCCTGACTCTTCCAATAAAAAGAGAAATTCAGGATTACAATAATAAAAAAATATCTCAGTGCGCTTACCTGCGCAGCCGGGCTTGTATTTGCCTCCGGCTCAATTCAAGCTGCAACAGGCTTTGCCACCCAAAACGGCGGCACAACCGGTGGTCAGGGCGGTTCCGTTGTTCGCGCGACCACAGGCACTCAAATTCACGAAGCCATATGTAATCGAGCTTCAGACAATACGCCCATCATCATTGATGATTAAGGGGACTATCACTCCAAGTAACACTGCTAAGGCAAGCGGTAGCTGTAACACGGCTGACGGTGCAATTGAACTGAAAGAAATCAGTAATATTACCCTCGTAGGTGTTGGCGGCGGCGAACTTTTTGATGAAATTGGCATTCACGTTCGAGCGTCGTCCAACATTATTCTGCAAAACTTACACATCCGTGACGTTAAAAAATCTAACGGTACGACCTCCAACGGTGGTGATGCCATTGGTATGGAAGCCGACGTTTTCAATATATGGGTCGACCACTTAACACTCGAAGCATTTGGTGGTGAAAGCGAAGGTTACGATGGCTTGTTCAATATAAAGAACAACACCAAATACATAACCCTTTCCTACAGTATTCTGAAAAACTCTGGCCGTGGCGGTTTTGTCGGCTCCGGCGATGGCGATGGCGATGGCGATGGCGATGGCGATGGCGATGGCGATGGCGATGGCGATGGCGATGACGATGACGATGACGCGCCCAATAACCTATCACCATAACTATTACTACAACATTGATTCCCGTACACCCTTGCTGCGCTTTGCGACTGCACACTCGTACAACAACTACTTTAACGGAATCAATTCTTCTGGTATGAACCCGCGTATCGGCGGAAAAATGAAAGCCCAGAATAATTATTTCGAAAATGCGAAAGACCCTATTGGCACTTTCTATACTAACGATAGGGGTTACTGGGATATAAGTGGCAATATTTTCACCGAAACCGTAACCTGGACAGCCGATGGTGATAAGAATCACCCCGCCGGACCAAACCCCTCACCCACTACGTCTATTAGAATTCCTTACGGATATCAGTTGGATGACGCCGGTTGTGTACCACAAATCGTGCTTACTACTGCAGGTACTAATAATGGCATGCTCACTTCCGACGTGTCTTGTGCTGTAACGTCTTCCAACTCAAGCAGTTCTTCCAGCAGTGTTTCTAGCTCCTCCTCTGTTTCAAGCAGCTCTTCAAGCAGTACAAGTGTACCGGCAGGATCAAACTTGAGTATTGGTGCTGGTTCTGATGGTTCTAGTAAGCTAAGCGGCACCAGTTACGGAAGCGTACGCGATGGCAATCTCAGCACCTACTGGGAACCCAACAGCTCCACTGGGCGCGTATCAGTCAAGTGGGATTCCAGCACTACCGTTAGCTCAGCAAATATTATTGAAGCCGCAGGCTTTGAAGGCAACATCGGCAATTGGCAGTTAGTGAATAACGACACAGGTGCAGTACTAGCCTCTGGCTCTGGCGCGGGTGTTATCAGCTTCTCTTCTGTTAGCTTAAGTAAGATTAATTTCGTTATTAACAGGTCTAGTGGTACATCTACTGTGGCGGAATTTGAAACCTACGCAGGCACCATAGGTTCCTCTAGCTCCAGCAATTCTTCTTCCAGCAATTCTTCTTCCAGCAATTCTTCTTCCAGCAATTCTTCTTCCAGTAATTCGTCCTCCTCGAGCAGCTCCTCTTCCTCCAGTAGTGTTGCCAACGTTACGGCAACCATTCAAGAAAACAATACCGGGTTCTGTGGTGTTGACGGCTCTGTCGACAACAATAGCAGTGGATATACGGGTGCCGGTTTTGCCAATACAGCCAATGCCAGTGGCAATGGTATTGATTGGGCTGTGAACGGAGAAGCAGGTAGCTATACCATTCGCTGGAGATTTGCCAACGGCTCATCCACCAATCGTTCGGGCGTACTCAGTGTAAATGGCTCGTCTGTTTCCACAGAGGATTTTGTAGGCACGGGCAGCTGGACCTCTTGGGCAACAACTTCCGTTACTTTAAACTTGGGTAGCGGCCACAAGTTGCTGCGCCTTCAAGCGAATCAAGGTTCAGGGTTAGGGTTAGGGTTAGGGTTAGGGTTAGGGTTAGGGTTAGGGTTAGGGTTAGGGTTAGGGTTAGGGTTAGGGTTAGGGTTAGGGTTAGGGTTAGGGTTAGGGTTAGGGTTAGGGTTAGGGTTAGGGTTAGGGTTAGGGTTAGGGTTAGGGTTAGGGTTAGGGTTAGGGTTAGGGTTAGGGTTAGGGTTAGGGTTAGGGTTAGGGTTAGGGTTAGGGTTAGGGTTAGGGTTAGGGTTAGGGAACGTAGACTATCTGGAAGTGACAGGACCCGATGCAACAGCAACCTCCTGTACACCTTAGCTACCGCTTAAATAGAAGCTTAAGTTCAAAATAGCTTTGTGAATAGCTTCGTCTCTGGCGGCCTGAAGTTAGGTTGCCAGAGGCCTTACCCTATCTCAAATCCCTGTTCAGCTGAGTTCACCGCGGCGATATAATCTACCCCAACAATCTAGTATCCGGTGAAAACTACCGGCAGCAATACCCTGCCAAACCCAAACCGACCCGCCCGTTAAATATCAACCGCCTAGCCGG is a window from the Teredinibacter franksiae genome containing:
- a CDS encoding MFS transporter, which produces MSTITDKLSVKEKIGYSLGDLAANLVFQTLVTYIVFFYTDVYKLSNASAQSVIFWCGIIGGVMFAPIMGAIADRTNTRWGKYRPWVLWTAIPFAICIFLTFSTPNFSESGKVIYAFGTYLLLVALYTANNLPYASLSGVLTGNMSERNSLSAYRFVAVMVAQFIIQVLLYPIILMVGDGDKAAGFEAVMSVFAVVGVICFVITFITTKERVVAPRDSESRLSDDVKDLFHNVPWLVMLGVVILVFVTLALKGGMYIYYFNNFVDEPALSGFLDDIGFNGFITWLTAFFGGMGFDFRWPDEPSASGFGLFNGGGILFMIVGIGLSKPLADRFGKRNIFGIFLVLSTLFVLAFVAFPPDAVGTMFISQILHGFFYGITIPLLWAMIADVADYSEWKNNRRATAIIFSAMILGLKGGLTIGSTIAAVILNSYGYDSDLNIQSESTVTGIKLAVSVYAAIPFFIAAASLFFYKINKTMENTIESELAARRIS
- a CDS encoding PilT/PilU family type 4a pilus ATPase, which translates into the protein MGTPIDPHLKILAQKDGSDLYLSTGAPPCAKFQGTLKPLSQTAYKAGEIEAIANSIMDEEQREQFMHELEMNLAISIPGVGRFRINIFKQRNEVSIVARNINTDIPQFDKLGLPEVLKEIIMVKRGLVLFVGGTGSGKSTSLAALIDLRNTNSGGHIITIEDPVEYVHKHKKSVINQREVGVDTRSFRNALKNTLRQAPDVILIGEIRDRETMEHALEFAETGHLAISTLHANNANQALERIINMFPEERRPQLMLALSQNIKGFVSQRLIPTVDGKRCAAIEVLLGTKTIQELILKGRLEEIKGIMEKSENLGMQTFDAALFKLYKAGKISMDDALSNADSANNLRLRIKLAEGNAVPSVQDAKKASTTASNTDSGFGELSLEAIEEPAEEPPPGNPFMPKQ
- a CDS encoding glutathione peroxidase; translated protein: MLESKEGQRVPDVTFKTRQNDEWVAVTSEEVFAGKTVVVFALPGAFTPTCSSTHLPRYNELAPVLFAEGVDAIVCLSVNDTFVMNAWSADQHAENITFLPDGNGEFSAGMGMLVDKAEIGFGKRSWRYSMLVKDSTIEKMFIEPNTPGDPFEVSDADTMLKHINSNANLPKRVTLFSKPGCPHCHRAKKILTEKKFKYEEILLGEHGVTFSSLSAVSGQGTTPQVFIDGEHIGTADDLEKWLASNS
- a CDS encoding SDR family NAD(P)-dependent oxidoreductase; its protein translation is MTKTVLITGASSGFGAAAAKRFAAKGYRLVLLARRIDKLETLKISLPDPQRIFTAELDVTESNAVKKCFDSLPHEFSEIDILVNNAGLALGIESADKTDFCDWQTMVDTNITALLRVTRYFLPGMVARNSGHIINIASIAGSWPYPGGNTYGATKAFVQQFTRGLKADLLGTNIRVTEISPGMAETEFSVVRFKQNKDKADKIYKDAKPLTAEDIAEIIEWVTSVPAHVNINSLEVMPVCQAWGPLTVSRSE
- a CDS encoding pectate lyase family protein, which codes for MIKGTITPSNTAKASGSCNTADGAIELKEISNITLVGVGGGELFDEIGIHVRASSNIILQNLHIRDVKKSNGTTSNGGDAIGMEADVFNIWVDHLTLEAFGGESEGYDGLFNIKNNTKYITLSYSILKNSGRGGFVGSGDGDGDGDGDGDGDGDGDGDGDDDDDDAPNNLSP
- a CDS encoding pectate lyase family protein, coding for MAMAMAMAMAMAMAMAMTMTMTRPITYHHNYYYNIDSRTPLLRFATAHSYNNYFNGINSSGMNPRIGGKMKAQNNYFENAKDPIGTFYTNDRGYWDISGNIFTETVTWTADGDKNHPAGPNPSPTTSIRIPYGYQLDDAGCVPQIVLTTAGTNNGMLTSDVSCAVTSSNSSSSSSSVSSSSSVSSSSSSSTSVPAGSNLSIGAGSDGSSKLSGTSYGSVRDGNLSTYWEPNSSTGRVSVKWDSSTTVSSANIIEAAGFEGNIGNWQLVNNDTGAVLASGSGAGVISFSSVSLSKINFVINRSSGTSTVAEFETYAGTIGSSSSSNSSSSNSSSSNSSSSNSSSSNSSSSSSSSSSSSVANVTATIQENNTGFCGVDGSVDNNSSGYTGAGFANTANASGNGIDWAVNGEAGSYTIRWRFANGSSTNRSGVLSVNGSSVSTEDFVGTGSWTSWATTSVTLNLGSGHKLLRLQANQGSGLGLGLGLGLGLGLGLGLGLGLGLGLGLGLGLGLGLGLGLGLGLGLGLGLGLGLGLGLGLGLGLGLGLGLGLGLGLGLGLGNVDYLEVTGPDATATSCTP
- a CDS encoding ion channel — encoded protein: MSNHATCTYVGPNGETCEDSVECDGVCYWHSKSKKLEADLVARLEARAKSGRPMVGFSLRYANLEGLNLVRHGSKQGYHLVYSDLYRCNLTNAHLFNLDLTGSSLMKANLTMANLNCSCLLNTNLLGVKLKGVKLDNIEWDRFLRQETQAYETRGNRIAQIDYFEQAEEIYRNLRRTTESQGLFENAGRFFQREMIMRRYQLPRYGFTRFLSKMVDLFCGYGEEPVRVVSFSLIIILSFACIYFIAGVSDGGAMVEYAASASITENLLTFFQSLYFSVVTFTTLGYGDLSPVGITRAFAAIEAFVGSFTLALFVVVFVKKMTR
- a CDS encoding glycoside hydrolase family 43 protein encodes the protein MADEEYTLLDFDEVNAKAISQPLVKHMYTADPSAHVFNGKIYIYPSHDIDAGIPFNDNGDHFGMADYHVISMDTPESEVVDNGVALRVEDVPWAERQMWAPDAAHKNGKYYLYFPAKKSDGIFQIGVAVSNSPTGPFAAEPEPINGSYTIDPAVFEDDDGQHYMYFGGIWGGQLQHYRKNKYSGTLAEPLDTEPALGPIVAKLRDDMLEFAEEPREIQILDEQGNPLLAGDHDRRFFEASWVHKYSGKYYFSYSTGNSHFLCYAIGDNPYGPFTYGGRIMNPVVGWTTHHSICQYEDRWFLFYHDSSLSKGVTHLRSIKMAEMTYDENGKINTLQPYRD